AGATAAAATCTCTTCGAATCTTTTCAAGCTTGTTTAGAATACATTTTGGAGTCGCGAAAAGAGAGAGGTAGTACGCTGGAAGACTCCCCAACACCGATTTTGCTAAAGTCATTCTCCCGGCGAACGACAGATGTCTGGCTTTCCATCTGGATAATTTGGAATAAAGTTTATCAACAATCGGTTTCCATAGCTTCGCCCGTTTCATGTTAACTCCGATAGGAATGCCTAGATAAGTGAAAGGTAATCGGCCCACCTCACACTTGAGAACTAACGCCAACCGAGCAACTTCCCTATCCTCAACTCCAATCCCAAACAACTTGCATTTTTGATGGTTGACTTTTAGGCCCGTTACCAAGTTTAGCCATCTAAGAAGACGACTAAGGGTAGCCACATTCTGCTCCGACCATTTATCAATAAACAAAACATCATCTGCGTAGCAGACGTGAGATAACAATGGGCCACCATTTGGAAGTTGGAAACCATGGAAAAGACCAAGATTCGTCGCCCTATTTAAGAATAAATTTATGACTTCCATAGTAATTATAAAGAGAAAAGGAGAGAGGGGATCTCCCTGCCTTAAACCCCTTTTATATTTGAGTTCAGCCGTCGGCGAACCGTTCACCAAGACCGACCCCATTCCGGACACAAGACACCCTTTTATCCAAGCAATCCATTTTTCCGGGAAAGCCATATATTCCATCATTTGAAAAAGAAATTTCCAATTAATAGAATCATACGCCTTCTCAAAATCAACTTTGAAAACTAACAAATCCGCTTTGTTCTTCTTCGCCCAAGCAACGGATTCACTCGTAATAAGAGGACTATCTAACATATTTCTCCCCCCGACAAAGGCCGATTGCGTCTTCGAAATAACTTCGGTTAGCCAAGACTTTAGAAATAATCTTGTAAACCAACCTGACAAGGGAAATAGGGCGAAAATTCGTTATCACCTCAGGATCTTTGCCACGAACGAAGAGTTACATCCTTTACTAATACTACCACTGTTATGGAAATCCCTCATAACCCCCATGATCAGGGGTTTTAAGTCATCCCAAAATGTTTTTAAGAACTTCAATAGTAAACCCATCCGGGCCAGGCGCTTTTCCTCCATCACAACTCCTAATAGCTCTCAACACCTCTGCTTCCGAAAACTGTTCACACAAACTCAGCCCGTTCGGATCCGACAATCTTGGCAAGCCATCCCTGCTGAACTTTGGTCTCCGTCTAATCGGTTCCGAGAAAAGCTTTTTAAACCAATTTCTAATCTCATCCTTAAGTTCCAGCGGATCCGATACTACTCTATTGTCAAAACGAAGCCCATTGATCCTGCTAGACGCTATGTTCATGTTCAAAACTTTATGAAAATAGGAACTGTTTTCGTCCCCAAATTTCACCCAGTTGACCCTCGCCTTTTATTGCATATTTTTTGCTTTTACCTGCTCCCTGTCTCTGACCTTAACTCTGAGGTCCATTCTGATCTTTTTATCACTGTCCAAAATAGGCCCAAGAGTAGCTTTATATTTGATCTCTTCAATAGTCTTGACCATCTCGTTGACTTCCATATTTTCAGCTTCATTAACCTCTTTTCTCCATTTTTTGATATCCCCTTTAATTCGTTTTAGAATCGTGCCTAACACAGCATCTTTTTTACCCCCTACTAAATCGGCCGCTGAAGCATCTTGAACAATACTCAACAATTTTTGTTCTCCCACCCAAGAACTAAAAAAATTAAACGGAATAGGACCAAAATCAGTATTGTTGCACCATAAAGAAATCGGGCAGTGATCAGAAAAACCCCTCGACTGAACTTCAACTTTTGCACAAGGCCATCGGCTCATAAACAAGTCATTGACCAAGAACCTATTAAGCTTACTAAGTTTTACATCAGCATGACCGGATATATAAGTAAACTTACCACCTATCATGGAATATTCAAGAAGCTCAGCCCTCGTAATGAACCCGTTGAAAGCATCGGCTGCACCACAGTCGAATCTGGAATTTACCCGTTCCTCTTCAGACCAGACATCGTTGAAATCACCAAAGAAAATCCATATCCCTGCGTATTGCCTGATCAGCATCGAAATCTCATCCCACAGGGCTCTTCTTTGCCTAGCATCGTTAGGGGCGTGTAAATTAA
The sequence above is drawn from the Helianthus annuus cultivar XRQ/B chromosome 12, HanXRQr2.0-SUNRISE, whole genome shotgun sequence genome and encodes:
- the LOC110891559 gene encoding uncharacterized protein LOC110891559 — protein: MWKPDVFSDDLILKNQRYLMVSGKVSNVEDRVNMVNLHAPNDARQRRALWDEISMLIRQYAGIWIFFGDFNDVWSEEERVNSRFDCGAADAFNGFITRAELLEYSMIGGKFTYISGHADVKLSKLNRFLVNDLFMSRWPCAKVEVQSRGFSDHCPISLWCNNTDFGPIPFNFFSSWVGEQKLLSIVQDASAADLVGGKKDAVLGTILKRIKGDIKKWRKEVNEAENMEVNEMVKTIEEIKYKATLGPILDSDKKIRMDLRVKVRDREQVKAKNMQ